The following coding sequences are from one Ornithodoros turicata isolate Travis chromosome 1, ASM3712646v1, whole genome shotgun sequence window:
- the LOC135385015 gene encoding myoglobin-like, translated as MTTAEKLSVCSTWLQFRTRRENGVDIFVELFTSYPVVLELFPFANDPVDTLAKNPKLVAHSVAVIGQVTAMVDALDNADLLRQLIRKNARIHYYRRGVLPKHFTILVEVMKTVMCRVDRGFTQVNSSKGWEKFFRLLTDITEDVYDNMAPSRK; from the coding sequence ATGACCACGGCGGAGAAGCTCAGTGTTTGTTCCACATGGCTGCAATTCAGAACCCGCCGAGAGAACGGCGTCGACATCTTCGTGGAACTGTTCACGTCGTACCCTGTAGTACTTGAACTGTTCCCTTTCGCCAACGACCCAGTGGATACGCTGGCCAAGAATCCTAAATTAGTCGCCCACTCCGTGGCCGTGATCGGTCAGGTTACCGCTATGGTGGATGCTCTGGACAATGCCGACCTTCTTCGACAGCTCATCAGGAAGAACGCGCGCATACACTACTATCGACGTGGTGTTCTTCCAAAGCATTTCACCATCCTTGTCGAAGTGATGAAGACTGTGATGTGTAGAGTGGACCGGGGCTTCACGCAAGTAAACTCTTCCAAGGGCTGGGAAAAATTTTTTCGCCTTCTCACTGACATCACGGAAGACGTGTATGACAACATGGCGCCTTCGAGAAAGTAA